One Pseudonocardia sediminis DNA window includes the following coding sequences:
- a CDS encoding MFS transporter — protein sequence MSNEAAVADEQSWTPEDRSRTRRAALAGGVGTMIEYYDFGLYGYLAVVVAPLFFPSTDPVVSLLASLAVFGSAFLIRPVGGVVFGHIGDRYGRRRALVVTLVVMGVASTALGLLPTYSQIGVVATVLLVLIRLLQGFSAGGEVGGAATFISESTPARLRAFYGSFTPLGATAGFAVAASVAGGVSALTTDEQMTAWGWRIPFLLALPLTLFCLWMRTRVAETHPGPERRTGSPLAAVVRHGGVALAQASMVSVAVQASSYIGLTYMSIHLIQRLEYPPASVYWTATVVIGVTAVLTAVGGLLGDRIGANRIMVIGLVGFLLLSIPVFALLDGGLALAGLAYLLFMVAAIAVQVGAYAMVPRLFHPDTRYTGVAIGWNVGSVLAGGTAPFAAVWLIERTGSVVAPAWFVMAAAAVGLGGALWIRRTAGSRSVVG from the coding sequence GTGAGCAACGAGGCCGCCGTCGCCGACGAGCAGTCCTGGACCCCCGAGGACCGCTCCCGCACCCGCCGAGCAGCCCTGGCGGGCGGTGTCGGCACGATGATCGAGTACTACGACTTCGGCCTCTACGGCTACCTGGCCGTCGTCGTCGCACCGCTGTTCTTCCCGAGCACCGACCCGGTCGTGTCGCTGCTCGCCTCGCTCGCCGTGTTCGGCAGCGCGTTCCTGATCCGCCCGGTCGGCGGGGTCGTGTTCGGCCACATCGGTGACCGGTACGGACGTCGCCGCGCGCTGGTGGTCACGCTGGTCGTGATGGGCGTGGCGAGCACCGCGCTCGGGCTCCTGCCCACCTACTCCCAGATCGGCGTCGTGGCGACGGTGCTGCTGGTCCTGATCCGGCTCCTGCAGGGCTTCTCCGCGGGCGGGGAGGTCGGCGGCGCGGCGACGTTCATCTCCGAGTCCACACCGGCCCGCCTGCGGGCGTTCTACGGGTCGTTCACCCCGCTCGGCGCCACGGCCGGCTTCGCCGTCGCCGCCTCGGTCGCCGGCGGCGTCTCCGCGCTCACCACCGACGAGCAGATGACGGCGTGGGGCTGGCGCATCCCGTTCCTGCTGGCCCTGCCACTGACCCTGTTCTGCCTGTGGATGCGTACCCGGGTCGCCGAGACGCACCCGGGCCCGGAGAGGCGGACCGGCTCCCCGCTGGCCGCCGTGGTGCGCCACGGCGGCGTCGCACTCGCCCAGGCGAGCATGGTCAGCGTCGCGGTCCAGGCCTCCTCCTACATCGGCCTGACCTACATGAGCATCCATCTCATCCAGCGGCTGGAGTACCCGCCGGCGTCGGTCTACTGGACGGCGACCGTCGTGATCGGCGTGACGGCGGTCCTGACCGCGGTCGGCGGGCTCCTCGGCGACCGGATCGGCGCGAACCGGATCATGGTGATCGGGCTGGTCGGGTTCCTGCTCCTGTCCATCCCGGTGTTCGCCCTGCTCGACGGCGGCCTCGCCCTCGCCGGCCTCGCCTACCTGCTGTTCATGGTCGCCGCGATCGCGGTGCAGGTCGGGGCGTACGCGATGGTGCCGCGCCTGTTCCACCCCGACACCCGCTACACCGGCGTCGCGATCGGCTGGAACGTCGGCTCGGTGCTCGCGGGCGGGACGGCGCCCTTCGCCGCGGTCTGGCTGATCGAACGGACCGGCAGCGTCGTCGCGCCCGCGTGGTTCGTGATGGCCGCGGCAGCGGTCGGCCTGGGTGGAGCGCTGTGGATCCGCCGCACCGCCGGTTCCCGGTCCGTCGTCGGGTAG
- a CDS encoding tripartite tricarboxylate transporter permease, whose translation MNTFDLLANGFANALTPENLLFAAIGVLLGTAIGVLPGIGPAMAVALLLPVTYAFEPTGAFIMFAGIYFGAMFGGSTTSILLNTPGESASVMAAIEGNPMAKQGRGAQALATAAIGHFIGGIVGVTGLVLLAPLVASVAVDIGAPDYFAIMVLAFVAVTGVLGASRVRGFASLALGLTIGLVGLDPISGQPRLTFGVPQLADGIDVVIVAVGLFAVGEALWVAAHLRRSAQEVIPVGRPWLGKADLKRTWKPWLRGPFIGFTFGSIPAGGAEMSTFMSYVTERRLAGKRRSEFGKGAIEGVAGPESAASASSAGTLATMLTLGLPTTAIAAVMLAAFQQFGIQPGPLLFDREPELVWTLIASLFIGLVLLLVLNLPLAPAWAKLLRIPRPYLYAGILFFACVGAYAVSGQPVDLLVLLAIGGVGFLMRRYGLPVLPAIIGVILGPDAELQLRRALQIADGDVSTLVSTPLSIIVYSVIVLLFVVPLVLTAVTSRRPAAGAVSEKEDEKV comes from the coding sequence ATGAACACCTTCGACCTGCTCGCGAACGGGTTCGCCAACGCGCTGACCCCGGAGAACCTGCTCTTCGCCGCCATCGGCGTGCTGCTCGGCACCGCGATCGGCGTGCTGCCGGGCATCGGCCCGGCCATGGCGGTGGCGCTGCTGCTGCCGGTGACCTACGCGTTCGAGCCGACCGGTGCGTTCATCATGTTCGCCGGCATCTACTTCGGCGCCATGTTCGGCGGCTCCACCACCTCGATCCTGCTCAACACCCCCGGCGAGTCCGCCTCGGTGATGGCGGCGATCGAGGGCAACCCGATGGCCAAACAGGGACGCGGCGCCCAGGCGCTGGCCACGGCCGCGATCGGGCACTTCATCGGCGGCATCGTCGGCGTCACCGGGCTGGTGCTGCTCGCCCCGCTCGTCGCCTCGGTCGCCGTCGACATCGGCGCCCCGGACTACTTCGCGATCATGGTGCTGGCCTTCGTCGCCGTCACCGGCGTGCTCGGGGCGTCGCGGGTCCGCGGGTTCGCCTCGCTGGCCCTGGGTCTGACGATCGGGCTGGTCGGGCTGGACCCGATCTCCGGGCAGCCGCGGCTGACGTTCGGCGTCCCGCAGCTCGCCGACGGCATCGACGTCGTCATCGTCGCGGTCGGGCTGTTCGCCGTCGGCGAGGCCCTGTGGGTCGCGGCGCACCTGCGCCGTTCGGCGCAGGAGGTCATCCCGGTCGGACGTCCGTGGCTCGGCAAGGCCGACCTCAAGCGCACCTGGAAGCCGTGGCTGCGCGGCCCGTTCATCGGGTTCACGTTCGGCTCCATCCCGGCCGGCGGCGCCGAGATGTCGACGTTCATGTCCTACGTGACCGAGCGGCGCCTGGCCGGCAAGCGGCGCAGCGAGTTCGGCAAGGGCGCGATCGAGGGTGTCGCCGGGCCCGAGTCCGCGGCGAGCGCCTCCTCGGCCGGGACCCTGGCCACGATGCTCACCCTCGGGCTGCCGACGACGGCGATCGCCGCCGTCATGCTCGCGGCGTTCCAGCAGTTCGGCATCCAGCCCGGCCCGCTGCTGTTCGACCGCGAGCCGGAGCTGGTCTGGACGCTCATCGCGAGCCTGTTCATCGGCCTGGTCCTGCTGCTGGTGCTGAACCTGCCGCTGGCCCCGGCCTGGGCGAAGCTGCTGCGGATCCCGCGGCCCTACCTCTACGCGGGCATCCTGTTCTTCGCCTGCGTCGGCGCCTACGCGGTGTCCGGGCAACCGGTGGACCTGCTGGTGCTGCTCGCGATCGGCGGCGTCGGGTTCCTGATGCGCCGCTACGGGCTGCCGGTGCTGCCCGCCATCATCGGCGTCATCCTCGGCCCGGACGCGGAGCTGCAGCTGCGCCGCGCCCTGCAGATCGCCGACGGCGACGTCAGCACCCTCGTCTCGACGCCACTGTCGATCATCGTCTACTCGGTGATCGTGCTGCTGTTCGTCGTGCCGCTGGTGCTCACCGCGGTCACGTCCCGCCGCCCGGCTGCCGGCGCGGTGTCCGAGAAGGAGGACGAGAAGGTCTGA
- a CDS encoding tripartite tricarboxylate transporter TctB family protein, producing MTITENRPEPGPPAPGVRGWLRDRSELGVSALLLVVGLLVVVDTLAESGGGTDSDPIGPRTIALVLGGALLLLAALLTIDILRGGRGEAEGGEDVDLEAPMDLRTVGMLAGVLVATAVLIPLLGWPIAGTVLFAGATYALGSRNFPRDLAIAASVSLVTWFVFDGLLGVDLPGGPLMGVFGA from the coding sequence ATGACGATCACCGAGAACAGGCCGGAGCCCGGCCCACCGGCCCCCGGCGTGCGCGGCTGGCTGCGCGACCGTTCCGAGCTGGGCGTCTCCGCGCTGCTGCTCGTCGTGGGACTGCTGGTCGTGGTCGACACCCTCGCCGAGTCCGGCGGCGGCACCGACTCCGACCCGATCGGTCCGCGCACGATCGCGCTCGTCCTGGGCGGGGCACTGCTGCTGCTCGCGGCGCTGCTGACGATCGACATCCTGCGCGGCGGGCGCGGCGAGGCCGAGGGCGGCGAGGACGTCGACCTCGAGGCCCCGATGGACCTGCGCACGGTCGGGATGCTGGCCGGGGTGCTCGTGGCCACGGCCGTGCTGATCCCGCTGCTGGGCTGGCCGATCGCCGGCACCGTGCTGTTCGCCGGCGCGACCTACGCGCTGGGGTCCCGCAACTTCCCGCGTGACCTGGCGATCGCCGCATCGGTCTCGCTGGTCACCTGGTTCGTGTTCGACGGCCTGCTCGGCGTCGACCTGCCCGGCGGCCCGCTGATGGGGGTGTTCGGAGCATGA
- a CDS encoding Bug family tripartite tricarboxylate transporter substrate binding protein: MVAVVAALLLLPPAVGAFTGGGDGTQLRGLRMLVPNAPGGGYDVTARSAAKSMEDGGVTGPIEVFNLPGAGGTVGLGRTVNEAGNDKLVMSMGLGVVGSVYSNDSPATLAETTPIARLTEETEIVVVAKDSPYRNLAQLVAAWKADPGGVPVGGGSSPGGPDHLAPMLMAKGVGLDPKTVNYVAYDGGGELLASVLGGKVAFGVSGLGEFADQVESGDLRVLAVTAGERAPGVDAPTLRESGVDLEFANWRGIVAPPGLDEAGKAELVRAFDELRSSPEWAETLKLNGWQDAYLPGDRFGAFLASENDRVAGVLRELGLTS; encoded by the coding sequence GTGGTCGCGGTCGTGGCCGCGCTCCTTCTCCTCCCGCCCGCGGTCGGGGCGTTCACCGGCGGCGGTGACGGCACCCAGCTGCGCGGCCTGCGGATGCTGGTGCCCAACGCCCCCGGCGGCGGCTACGACGTCACCGCCCGCAGCGCGGCCAAGTCGATGGAGGACGGCGGCGTCACCGGCCCGATCGAGGTGTTCAACCTGCCCGGCGCGGGCGGCACCGTCGGGCTCGGCCGCACCGTGAACGAGGCCGGCAACGACAAGCTCGTGATGAGCATGGGCCTCGGCGTGGTCGGCAGCGTCTACTCCAACGACTCCCCGGCGACCCTGGCCGAGACGACGCCGATCGCGCGTCTCACCGAGGAGACCGAGATCGTCGTCGTCGCGAAGGACTCGCCCTACCGCAACCTGGCCCAGCTCGTGGCGGCGTGGAAGGCGGACCCGGGCGGCGTCCCGGTCGGCGGCGGCTCCTCCCCCGGCGGCCCGGACCACCTGGCCCCGATGCTGATGGCGAAGGGTGTCGGGCTCGACCCGAAGACCGTCAACTACGTCGCCTACGACGGCGGCGGCGAGCTGCTGGCCTCGGTGCTCGGCGGCAAGGTCGCGTTCGGCGTGTCGGGCCTCGGCGAGTTCGCCGACCAGGTCGAGTCCGGTGACCTGCGCGTCCTCGCGGTGACCGCCGGCGAGCGCGCCCCCGGTGTGGACGCGCCGACGCTGCGCGAGTCCGGCGTGGACCTGGAGTTCGCGAACTGGCGCGGCATCGTCGCCCCGCCCGGCCTCGACGAGGCGGGCAAGGCGGAGCTGGTGCGCGCGTTCGACGAGCTGCGCTCGAGCCCGGAGTGGGCCGAGACGCTGAAGCTCAACGGCTGGCAGGACGCGTACCTGCCGGGAGATCGGTTCGGCGCGTTCCTCGCGTCCGAGAACGACCGCGTCGCAGGGGTCCTGCGGGAACTGGGGCTGACGTCATGA
- a CDS encoding sensor histidine kinase, translated as MRRRGGSSGAGRPRPGRRSLARQMLVWQLIVVLVLLGAVAALAVVQSEAAFRDTQGRRMLSVAEDVAAVPTVRAALAGGRFDLLPSFARSAENLSGANEIVIVDSTSTVRTSPDPAQVRTRFDPGESTAPAGRAWVGNPDGRTVVAQVPVIDDRGAVVGLVSAGIRAPSPWESLTGARAEVLGLLGLALLLGVAGSLLLARRVRRQTLGLEPDEIVELVQRREAMLLGIKEGVVGLDPADRITLLNPVARSLLDLPGATPGDHVDALGLDPRLRDVLTGAAAGEDQLVLRDDRALVLNRMPVQVDGRGVGAVVTLRDRTELAALEHRLDASRTVTDTLRAQAHEFSNRLHTIAGLTELGEHDEVRRFVAGIVAASEAWRREVVTRVGDAAAAALLVAKAGQAAERGVELVFAPDARLPAVDPGRDPELSADLVTVLGNLIDNAVDAASGAPGPARVEVGLDVVAGLPETVEVRVRDSGPGVASELAEEVFRYGFSTKAAQHDLGGGAGGRVPGGRGLGLALARRACLRRGGGITLRNAVGDAGSGAEFTATLPLAGVTPERETVSS; from the coding sequence ATGCGACGACGCGGTGGCTCCTCCGGCGCCGGCCGACCGCGTCCGGGGCGGCGGTCGCTCGCGCGTCAGATGCTCGTCTGGCAGCTGATCGTCGTGCTGGTGCTGCTCGGGGCCGTCGCGGCACTGGCCGTCGTCCAGTCCGAGGCCGCGTTCCGCGACACCCAGGGGCGCCGGATGCTCTCGGTCGCCGAGGACGTCGCTGCCGTCCCGACGGTGCGCGCGGCCCTGGCCGGGGGCCGGTTCGACCTGCTGCCCTCGTTCGCACGCAGTGCCGAGAACCTGTCCGGGGCGAACGAGATCGTCATCGTCGACTCCACCTCGACCGTTCGGACGTCGCCGGACCCCGCCCAGGTCCGGACCCGTTTCGACCCGGGCGAGAGCACGGCGCCGGCCGGGCGGGCGTGGGTCGGGAACCCGGACGGGCGCACCGTCGTCGCGCAGGTGCCGGTGATCGACGACCGGGGCGCGGTGGTCGGGCTCGTCTCGGCCGGGATCCGCGCGCCGTCGCCCTGGGAGTCGCTGACCGGGGCGCGGGCCGAGGTGCTCGGCCTGCTCGGTCTGGCGCTGCTGCTCGGGGTGGCGGGGTCACTGCTGCTGGCGCGACGGGTGCGGCGCCAGACGCTGGGCCTGGAGCCGGACGAGATCGTCGAGCTGGTGCAGCGCCGGGAGGCGATGCTGCTCGGGATCAAGGAGGGCGTCGTCGGGCTGGATCCGGCCGACCGGATCACGCTGCTCAACCCGGTCGCCCGGTCACTGCTGGACCTCCCCGGGGCCACGCCGGGCGACCACGTCGACGCGCTCGGCCTCGACCCGCGGCTGCGCGACGTGCTCACCGGCGCCGCAGCGGGGGAGGACCAGCTGGTGCTGCGCGACGACCGGGCGCTGGTGCTCAACCGGATGCCGGTGCAGGTCGACGGGCGCGGCGTCGGTGCCGTCGTCACGCTGCGGGACCGGACCGAGCTGGCCGCCCTGGAGCACCGCCTCGACGCCTCCCGGACGGTGACCGACACGCTGCGCGCGCAGGCGCACGAGTTCTCCAACCGGCTGCACACGATCGCCGGGCTGACCGAGCTGGGCGAGCACGACGAGGTGCGACGGTTCGTGGCCGGCATCGTCGCGGCGTCCGAGGCGTGGCGGCGCGAGGTCGTCACCCGGGTCGGCGACGCCGCCGCCGCCGCGCTGCTGGTGGCCAAGGCCGGCCAGGCCGCCGAGCGGGGAGTGGAGCTGGTGTTCGCGCCGGACGCCCGCCTGCCTGCGGTGGATCCCGGCCGCGACCCTGAGCTGTCCGCGGACCTCGTGACCGTGCTCGGGAACCTGATCGACAACGCCGTCGACGCGGCGTCCGGTGCGCCGGGCCCGGCCCGGGTGGAGGTCGGCCTCGACGTCGTGGCGGGACTACCGGAGACGGTCGAGGTGCGGGTGCGCGACTCCGGGCCAGGCGTGGCGTCGGAGCTGGCGGAGGAGGTCTTCCGCTACGGGTTCAGCACCAAGGCGGCCCAGCACGACCTCGGCGGCGGCGCCGGTGGGCGCGTCCCGGGTGGACGGGGGCTCGGTCTGGCCCTGGCTCGTCGGGCGTGCCTGCGACGCGGCGGTGGGATCACCCTGCGCAACGCCGTCGGCGACGCCGGTTCCGGCGCGGAGTTCACCGCGACCCTGCCGCTCGCCGGCGTCACCCCGGAGCGGGAGACGGTGAGCTCGTGA